In one window of Vespa crabro chromosome 6, iyVesCrab1.2, whole genome shotgun sequence DNA:
- the LOC124424964 gene encoding apoptosis-resistant E3 ubiquitin protein ligase 1 isoform X4: MARWSTVLSGVFLALSMILSLGKLLMLAAGNGSNGDLTEADQWLAEIGFKQYRPLFRKKGISTLASCGEVDALPELPAQDEERLQRAARLLQQRLVLRQWLADHGLHSYYQKLMQMDVMSLEDVYWVEDTAAQATLGKDLQRWIQARQALPTSKRDLETLKADLWSAVVKNSQHQDAWTWGGMLVVSVSVAGLVTLAAMTQPALAPEAKHSLLQYVTGKYLLPSNCRVHFEWEEPQLVGETMTFTVKFYQRNGQPYPICDKDNLIVEVTEGSRRVATLIELGGTDPLAANTAVVKFTVRHAGQYKIAVLIGSCHVHGSPFLKNFLPGPPDPNKTVFVRQSSTVVCTAGIAHSMTIEPRDEYNNLCIFGPGEKPTKGYDVNIIQIGNHAVKGSVIDYSIHLDYDSPNQRVRLKVSFPKGGCYHATVSLAGLQLHNGDFDIIVLESSVARLVHSNVASKDPDICYVAKLLGMQGERFSKPKKVFCYISPKQLTIKEYLLKFIPKRLVTFRLCPSTKFHFDCLNNHHEGYHSFSIDDGCQPPVELISLYRDIIAATFTLFLLKNIGGSETFADKQDFFYHEVRKHHQKYYHEKLSMKVQRDKLLESSMKATKGFSVSDWCRNFEITFQGEQGVDWGGVRREWFELICAALFDPGNGLFASFGESQQALVHPNSKRPAHLKLKHYEFAGRIVGKCLYESALGGSYRQLVRARFTRSFLAQIIGLRVHYKYFEQDDPDLYLSKVKYILENDVEEMELYFVEEEYDKDGQLLKVAELIPGGSKVRVTNDTKLRYLDALAQHRLASSIRNEVDHFLRGLNELIPDNLLGIFDENELELLLCGTGEYNVADLRTHHIANGSSPEFLRVLDWFWTAVSNFTREEMARLLQFTTGCSQLPPGGFQQLSPRFQITAAPTFANLPTAHTCFNQLCLPDYECYDHFERALLLAISEGTEGFGMI, from the exons GTATCTCGACCCTCGCCAGCTGCGGTGAAGTCGACGCGCTACCCGAACTTCCGGCACAGGATGAAGAACGTTTACAACGTGCAGCACGTTTGTTGCAACAACGGCTTGTATTACGTCAATGGCTGGCGGATCATGGCTTACATAGCTATTATCAAAA GTTAATGCAAATGGACGTTATGTCTCTGGAAGATGTATATTGGGTGGAGGACACTGCGGCACAAGCCACGCTTGGCAAGGATCTACAACGATGGATTCAGGCCAGGCAGGCATTACCTACTTCGAAGAGAGATTTAGAAACTTTAAAGGCGGATCTATGGAGTGCTGTTGTAAAAAACAGTCAACATCAAGACGCTTGGACATGGG GTGGAATGTTAGTAGTATCCGTGTCAGTAGCTGGTTTAGTTACTCTGGCTGCTATGACGCAGCCTGCATTAGCACCAGAAGCTAAGCATTCTCTTTTGCAATATGTTActggaaaatatttattaccgaGCAACTGTCGTGTCCATTTTGAGTGGGAAGAGCCACAACTTGTAGGAGAAACAATGACTTTTACTGTAAAG TTCTATCAACGAAACGGTCAACCATATCCGATCTGCGACAAGGATAATCTCATTGTGGAAGTGACAGAAGGCTCGCGGAGAGTAGCTACTCTAATAGAATTAGGAGGTACCGATCCTTTAGCTGCAAATACTGCAGTAGTGAAGTTCACCGTCCGCCATGCTGGACAATACAAAATAGCTGTACTTATTGGATCATGTCACGTTCACGGCAGTccatttcttaaaaattttctgcCTG GACCTCCAGATCCAAATAAAACCGTCTTCGTACGTCAAAGTTCTACGGTCGTTTGTACAGCTGGTATTGCACATTCAATGACAATAGAACCACGAGATGAATATAATAACTTATGCATATTTGGTCCCGGCGAAAAACCCACTAAAGGGTACGATGTCAATATTATTCAG ATAGGTAATCATGCGGTAAAAGGATCGGTTATAGATTACTCGATTCATCTCGACTACGATTCTCCAAATCAGAGAGTTCGATTGAAAGTTAGCTTTCCAAAAGGTGGTTGTTATCATGCGACTGTTAGCCTCGCAGGATTACAATTACACAATGGAGACTTTGACATTATCGTTCTGGAAA GTTCAGTTGCAAGATTGGTTCATAGTAATGTTGCTTCTAAAGATCCAGATATATGCTACGTTGCTAAATTATTAGGTATGCAAGGTGAAAGATTCTCTAAGCCAAAAAAAGtcttttgttatatatcaCCAAAGCAATTAACGATCaaggaatatttattaaaatttattcctaAAAGACTTGTTACTTTTAGACTATGTCCTTCGACTAAG TTTCATTTTGACTGTTTGAACAATCATCACGAGGGATATCATTCGTTTTCAATAGACGACGGATGTCAACCACCCgtagaattaatttctttatatcgcGATATAATAGCCGCTACCTTTACATTGtttcttcttaaaaatatCGGTGGTAGCGAGACCTTCGCCGATaaacaagattttttttatcacgaaGTTCGAAAACATCAccagaaatattatcatgagaAACTTTCAATGAAAGTGCAACGAGACAAACTTTTAGAATCG TCGATGAAAGCTACTAAAGGATTTTCAGTGAGCGATTGGTGCAGAAACTTTGAAATAACGTTTCAAGGCGAACAAg GAGTTGACTGGGGTGGTGTACGCCGTGAATGGTTCGAATTGATCTGCGCGGCTTTATTTGATCCAGGAAATGGTTTGTTTGCATCGTTTGGTGAATCCCAACAAGCTTTGGTACATCCTAACAGCAAACGACCGGCTCATCTTAAGTTAAAGCATTACGAATTCGCTGGACGTATAGTTGGCAAATGTTTATACGAATCGGCACTCGGAGGATCGTATCGACAGTTGGTACGAGCAAGATTTACAAGATCTTTTCTTGCACAAATTATAGGTCTTAGAGTGCATTATAAG TATTTCGAACAAGATGATCCCGATTTATATTTgagtaaagtaaaatatattcttgaaAATGATGTGGAAGAAATGGAATTGTATTTTGTTGAAGAGGAATACGATAAGGACGGTCAATTATTAAAG GTAGCAGAATTAATTCCTGGAGGTAGTAAAGTACGCGTTACCAATGATACGAAACTTCGGTATCTAGACGCGTTAGCGCAACACAGACTCGCTAGTTCAATTCGCAACGAAGTCGATCACTTTCTACGTGGTCTCAACGAACTCATTCCAGACAACCTATTAGGCATATTCGATGAAAATGAATTAGAA TTACTGTTATGCGGAACCGGTGAATATAACGTAGCAGACCTACGGACACATCATATAGCTAATGGAAGTTCTCCAGAATTTCTACGTGTCCTTGATTGGTTTTGGACGGCAGTAAGTAATTTTACGCGAGAAGAAATGGCACGATTACTTCAGTTTACTACCGGTTGTTCTCAATTACCACCTGGCGGATTTCAACAACTAAGTCCACGCTTTCAAATAACAGCGGCTCCTACATTCGCGAATTTACCTACAGCTCATACGTG tttcaATCAACTCTGCTTACCCGATTACGAGTGCTACGATCATTTCGAACGAGCGTTGTTATTAGCGATCAGTGAAGGTACCGAAGGTTTTGGTATGATCtaa
- the LOC124424964 gene encoding apoptosis-resistant E3 ubiquitin protein ligase 1 isoform X2 — translation MARWSTVLSGVFLALSMILSLGKLLMLAAGNGSNGDLTEADQWLAEIGFKQYRPLFRKKGISTLASCGEVDALPELPAQDEERLQRAARLLQQRLVLRQWLADHGLHSYYQKLMQMDVMSLEDVYWVEDTAAQATLGKDLQRWIQARQALPTSKRDLETLKADLWSAVVKNSQHQDAWTWGGMLVVSVSVAGLVTLAAMTQPALAPEAKHSLLQYVTGKYLLPSNCRVHFEWEEPQLVGETMTFTVKFYQRNGQPYPICDKDNLIVEVTEGSRRVATLIELGGTDPLAANTAVVKFTVRHAGQYKIAVLIGSCHVHGSPFLKNFLPGPPDPNKTVFVRQSSTVVCTAGIAHSMTIEPRDEYNNLCIFGPGEKPTKGYDVNIIQIGNHAVKGSVIDYSIHLDYDSPNQRVRLKVSFPKGGCYHATVSLAGLQLHNGDFDIIVLESSVARLVHSNVASKDPDICYVAKLLGMQGERFSKPKKVFCYISPKQLTIKEYLLKFIPKRLVTFRLCPSTKFHFDCLNNHHEGYHSFSIDDGCQPPVELISLYRDIIAATFTLFLLKNIGGSETFADKQDFFYHEVRKHHQKYYHEKLSMKVQRDKLLESSMKATKGFSVSDWCRNFEITFQGEQGVDWGGVRREWFELICAALFDPGNGLFASFGESQQALVHPNSKRPAHLKLKHYEFAGRIVGKCLYESALGGSYRQLVRARFTRSFLAQIIGLRVHYKVKYFEQDDPDLYLSKVKYILENDVEEMELYFVEEEYDKDGQLLKVAELIPGGSKVRVTNDTKLRYLDALAQHRLASSIRNEVDHFLRGLNELIPDNLLGIFDENELELLLCGTGEYNVADLRTHHIANGSSPEFLRVLDWFWTAVSNFTREEMARLLQFTTGCSQLPPGGFQQLSPRFQITAAPTFANLPTAHTCFNQLCLPDYECYDHFERALLLAISEGTEGFGMI, via the exons GTATCTCGACCCTCGCCAGCTGCGGTGAAGTCGACGCGCTACCCGAACTTCCGGCACAGGATGAAGAACGTTTACAACGTGCAGCACGTTTGTTGCAACAACGGCTTGTATTACGTCAATGGCTGGCGGATCATGGCTTACATAGCTATTATCAAAA GTTAATGCAAATGGACGTTATGTCTCTGGAAGATGTATATTGGGTGGAGGACACTGCGGCACAAGCCACGCTTGGCAAGGATCTACAACGATGGATTCAGGCCAGGCAGGCATTACCTACTTCGAAGAGAGATTTAGAAACTTTAAAGGCGGATCTATGGAGTGCTGTTGTAAAAAACAGTCAACATCAAGACGCTTGGACATGGG GTGGAATGTTAGTAGTATCCGTGTCAGTAGCTGGTTTAGTTACTCTGGCTGCTATGACGCAGCCTGCATTAGCACCAGAAGCTAAGCATTCTCTTTTGCAATATGTTActggaaaatatttattaccgaGCAACTGTCGTGTCCATTTTGAGTGGGAAGAGCCACAACTTGTAGGAGAAACAATGACTTTTACTGTAAAG TTCTATCAACGAAACGGTCAACCATATCCGATCTGCGACAAGGATAATCTCATTGTGGAAGTGACAGAAGGCTCGCGGAGAGTAGCTACTCTAATAGAATTAGGAGGTACCGATCCTTTAGCTGCAAATACTGCAGTAGTGAAGTTCACCGTCCGCCATGCTGGACAATACAAAATAGCTGTACTTATTGGATCATGTCACGTTCACGGCAGTccatttcttaaaaattttctgcCTG GACCTCCAGATCCAAATAAAACCGTCTTCGTACGTCAAAGTTCTACGGTCGTTTGTACAGCTGGTATTGCACATTCAATGACAATAGAACCACGAGATGAATATAATAACTTATGCATATTTGGTCCCGGCGAAAAACCCACTAAAGGGTACGATGTCAATATTATTCAG ATAGGTAATCATGCGGTAAAAGGATCGGTTATAGATTACTCGATTCATCTCGACTACGATTCTCCAAATCAGAGAGTTCGATTGAAAGTTAGCTTTCCAAAAGGTGGTTGTTATCATGCGACTGTTAGCCTCGCAGGATTACAATTACACAATGGAGACTTTGACATTATCGTTCTGGAAA GTTCAGTTGCAAGATTGGTTCATAGTAATGTTGCTTCTAAAGATCCAGATATATGCTACGTTGCTAAATTATTAGGTATGCAAGGTGAAAGATTCTCTAAGCCAAAAAAAGtcttttgttatatatcaCCAAAGCAATTAACGATCaaggaatatttattaaaatttattcctaAAAGACTTGTTACTTTTAGACTATGTCCTTCGACTAAG TTTCATTTTGACTGTTTGAACAATCATCACGAGGGATATCATTCGTTTTCAATAGACGACGGATGTCAACCACCCgtagaattaatttctttatatcgcGATATAATAGCCGCTACCTTTACATTGtttcttcttaaaaatatCGGTGGTAGCGAGACCTTCGCCGATaaacaagattttttttatcacgaaGTTCGAAAACATCAccagaaatattatcatgagaAACTTTCAATGAAAGTGCAACGAGACAAACTTTTAGAATCG TCGATGAAAGCTACTAAAGGATTTTCAGTGAGCGATTGGTGCAGAAACTTTGAAATAACGTTTCAAGGCGAACAAg GAGTTGACTGGGGTGGTGTACGCCGTGAATGGTTCGAATTGATCTGCGCGGCTTTATTTGATCCAGGAAATGGTTTGTTTGCATCGTTTGGTGAATCCCAACAAGCTTTGGTACATCCTAACAGCAAACGACCGGCTCATCTTAAGTTAAAGCATTACGAATTCGCTGGACGTATAGTTGGCAAATGTTTATACGAATCGGCACTCGGAGGATCGTATCGACAGTTGGTACGAGCAAGATTTACAAGATCTTTTCTTGCACAAATTATAGGTCTTAGAGTGCATTATAAGGTAAAG TATTTCGAACAAGATGATCCCGATTTATATTTgagtaaagtaaaatatattcttgaaAATGATGTGGAAGAAATGGAATTGTATTTTGTTGAAGAGGAATACGATAAGGACGGTCAATTATTAAAG GTAGCAGAATTAATTCCTGGAGGTAGTAAAGTACGCGTTACCAATGATACGAAACTTCGGTATCTAGACGCGTTAGCGCAACACAGACTCGCTAGTTCAATTCGCAACGAAGTCGATCACTTTCTACGTGGTCTCAACGAACTCATTCCAGACAACCTATTAGGCATATTCGATGAAAATGAATTAGAA TTACTGTTATGCGGAACCGGTGAATATAACGTAGCAGACCTACGGACACATCATATAGCTAATGGAAGTTCTCCAGAATTTCTACGTGTCCTTGATTGGTTTTGGACGGCAGTAAGTAATTTTACGCGAGAAGAAATGGCACGATTACTTCAGTTTACTACCGGTTGTTCTCAATTACCACCTGGCGGATTTCAACAACTAAGTCCACGCTTTCAAATAACAGCGGCTCCTACATTCGCGAATTTACCTACAGCTCATACGTG tttcaATCAACTCTGCTTACCCGATTACGAGTGCTACGATCATTTCGAACGAGCGTTGTTATTAGCGATCAGTGAAGGTACCGAAGGTTTTGGTATGATCtaa
- the LOC124424964 gene encoding apoptosis-resistant E3 ubiquitin protein ligase 1 isoform X3, translating into MARWSTVLSGVFLALSMILSLGKLLMLAAGNGSNGDLTEADQWLAEIGFKQYRPLFRKKGISTLASCGEVDALPELPAQDEERLQRAARLLQQRLVLRQWLADHGLHSYYQKLMQMDVMSLEDVYWVEDTAAQATLGKDLQRWIQARQALPTSKRDLETLKADLWSAVVKNSQHQDAWTWGGMLVVSVSVAGLVTLAAMTQPALAPEAKHSLLQYVTGKYLLPSNCRVHFEWEEPQLVGETMTFTVKFYQRNGQPYPICDKDNLIVEVTEGSRRVATLIELGGTDPLAANTAVVKFTVRHAGQYKIAVLIGSCHVHGSPFLKNFLPGPPDPNKTVFVRQSSTVVCTAGIAHSMTIEPRDEYNNLCIFGPGEKPTKGYDVNIIQQIGNHAVKGSVIDYSIHLDYDSPNQRVRLKVSFPKGGCYHATVSLAGLQLHNGDFDIIVLESSVARLVHSNVASKDPDICYVAKLLGMQGERFSKPKKVFCYISPKQLTIKEYLLKFIPKRLVTFRLCPSTKFHFDCLNNHHEGYHSFSIDDGCQPPVELISLYRDIIAATFTLFLLKNIGGSETFADKQDFFYHEVRKHHQKYYHEKLSMKVQRDKLLESSMKATKGFSVSDWCRNFEITFQGEQGVDWGGVRREWFELICAALFDPGNGLFASFGESQQALVHPNSKRPAHLKLKHYEFAGRIVGKCLYESALGGSYRQLVRARFTRSFLAQIIGLRVHYKYFEQDDPDLYLSKVKYILENDVEEMELYFVEEEYDKDGQLLKVAELIPGGSKVRVTNDTKLRYLDALAQHRLASSIRNEVDHFLRGLNELIPDNLLGIFDENELELLLCGTGEYNVADLRTHHIANGSSPEFLRVLDWFWTAVSNFTREEMARLLQFTTGCSQLPPGGFQQLSPRFQITAAPTFANLPTAHTCFNQLCLPDYECYDHFERALLLAISEGTEGFGMI; encoded by the exons GTATCTCGACCCTCGCCAGCTGCGGTGAAGTCGACGCGCTACCCGAACTTCCGGCACAGGATGAAGAACGTTTACAACGTGCAGCACGTTTGTTGCAACAACGGCTTGTATTACGTCAATGGCTGGCGGATCATGGCTTACATAGCTATTATCAAAA GTTAATGCAAATGGACGTTATGTCTCTGGAAGATGTATATTGGGTGGAGGACACTGCGGCACAAGCCACGCTTGGCAAGGATCTACAACGATGGATTCAGGCCAGGCAGGCATTACCTACTTCGAAGAGAGATTTAGAAACTTTAAAGGCGGATCTATGGAGTGCTGTTGTAAAAAACAGTCAACATCAAGACGCTTGGACATGGG GTGGAATGTTAGTAGTATCCGTGTCAGTAGCTGGTTTAGTTACTCTGGCTGCTATGACGCAGCCTGCATTAGCACCAGAAGCTAAGCATTCTCTTTTGCAATATGTTActggaaaatatttattaccgaGCAACTGTCGTGTCCATTTTGAGTGGGAAGAGCCACAACTTGTAGGAGAAACAATGACTTTTACTGTAAAG TTCTATCAACGAAACGGTCAACCATATCCGATCTGCGACAAGGATAATCTCATTGTGGAAGTGACAGAAGGCTCGCGGAGAGTAGCTACTCTAATAGAATTAGGAGGTACCGATCCTTTAGCTGCAAATACTGCAGTAGTGAAGTTCACCGTCCGCCATGCTGGACAATACAAAATAGCTGTACTTATTGGATCATGTCACGTTCACGGCAGTccatttcttaaaaattttctgcCTG GACCTCCAGATCCAAATAAAACCGTCTTCGTACGTCAAAGTTCTACGGTCGTTTGTACAGCTGGTATTGCACATTCAATGACAATAGAACCACGAGATGAATATAATAACTTATGCATATTTGGTCCCGGCGAAAAACCCACTAAAGGGTACGATGTCAATATTATTCAG CAGATAGGTAATCATGCGGTAAAAGGATCGGTTATAGATTACTCGATTCATCTCGACTACGATTCTCCAAATCAGAGAGTTCGATTGAAAGTTAGCTTTCCAAAAGGTGGTTGTTATCATGCGACTGTTAGCCTCGCAGGATTACAATTACACAATGGAGACTTTGACATTATCGTTCTGGAAA GTTCAGTTGCAAGATTGGTTCATAGTAATGTTGCTTCTAAAGATCCAGATATATGCTACGTTGCTAAATTATTAGGTATGCAAGGTGAAAGATTCTCTAAGCCAAAAAAAGtcttttgttatatatcaCCAAAGCAATTAACGATCaaggaatatttattaaaatttattcctaAAAGACTTGTTACTTTTAGACTATGTCCTTCGACTAAG TTTCATTTTGACTGTTTGAACAATCATCACGAGGGATATCATTCGTTTTCAATAGACGACGGATGTCAACCACCCgtagaattaatttctttatatcgcGATATAATAGCCGCTACCTTTACATTGtttcttcttaaaaatatCGGTGGTAGCGAGACCTTCGCCGATaaacaagattttttttatcacgaaGTTCGAAAACATCAccagaaatattatcatgagaAACTTTCAATGAAAGTGCAACGAGACAAACTTTTAGAATCG TCGATGAAAGCTACTAAAGGATTTTCAGTGAGCGATTGGTGCAGAAACTTTGAAATAACGTTTCAAGGCGAACAAg GAGTTGACTGGGGTGGTGTACGCCGTGAATGGTTCGAATTGATCTGCGCGGCTTTATTTGATCCAGGAAATGGTTTGTTTGCATCGTTTGGTGAATCCCAACAAGCTTTGGTACATCCTAACAGCAAACGACCGGCTCATCTTAAGTTAAAGCATTACGAATTCGCTGGACGTATAGTTGGCAAATGTTTATACGAATCGGCACTCGGAGGATCGTATCGACAGTTGGTACGAGCAAGATTTACAAGATCTTTTCTTGCACAAATTATAGGTCTTAGAGTGCATTATAAG TATTTCGAACAAGATGATCCCGATTTATATTTgagtaaagtaaaatatattcttgaaAATGATGTGGAAGAAATGGAATTGTATTTTGTTGAAGAGGAATACGATAAGGACGGTCAATTATTAAAG GTAGCAGAATTAATTCCTGGAGGTAGTAAAGTACGCGTTACCAATGATACGAAACTTCGGTATCTAGACGCGTTAGCGCAACACAGACTCGCTAGTTCAATTCGCAACGAAGTCGATCACTTTCTACGTGGTCTCAACGAACTCATTCCAGACAACCTATTAGGCATATTCGATGAAAATGAATTAGAA TTACTGTTATGCGGAACCGGTGAATATAACGTAGCAGACCTACGGACACATCATATAGCTAATGGAAGTTCTCCAGAATTTCTACGTGTCCTTGATTGGTTTTGGACGGCAGTAAGTAATTTTACGCGAGAAGAAATGGCACGATTACTTCAGTTTACTACCGGTTGTTCTCAATTACCACCTGGCGGATTTCAACAACTAAGTCCACGCTTTCAAATAACAGCGGCTCCTACATTCGCGAATTTACCTACAGCTCATACGTG tttcaATCAACTCTGCTTACCCGATTACGAGTGCTACGATCATTTCGAACGAGCGTTGTTATTAGCGATCAGTGAAGGTACCGAAGGTTTTGGTATGATCtaa
- the LOC124424964 gene encoding apoptosis-resistant E3 ubiquitin protein ligase 1 isoform X1 → MARWSTVLSGVFLALSMILSLGKLLMLAAGNGSNGDLTEADQWLAEIGFKQYRPLFRKKGISTLASCGEVDALPELPAQDEERLQRAARLLQQRLVLRQWLADHGLHSYYQKLMQMDVMSLEDVYWVEDTAAQATLGKDLQRWIQARQALPTSKRDLETLKADLWSAVVKNSQHQDAWTWGGMLVVSVSVAGLVTLAAMTQPALAPEAKHSLLQYVTGKYLLPSNCRVHFEWEEPQLVGETMTFTVKFYQRNGQPYPICDKDNLIVEVTEGSRRVATLIELGGTDPLAANTAVVKFTVRHAGQYKIAVLIGSCHVHGSPFLKNFLPGPPDPNKTVFVRQSSTVVCTAGIAHSMTIEPRDEYNNLCIFGPGEKPTKGYDVNIIQQIGNHAVKGSVIDYSIHLDYDSPNQRVRLKVSFPKGGCYHATVSLAGLQLHNGDFDIIVLESSVARLVHSNVASKDPDICYVAKLLGMQGERFSKPKKVFCYISPKQLTIKEYLLKFIPKRLVTFRLCPSTKFHFDCLNNHHEGYHSFSIDDGCQPPVELISLYRDIIAATFTLFLLKNIGGSETFADKQDFFYHEVRKHHQKYYHEKLSMKVQRDKLLESSMKATKGFSVSDWCRNFEITFQGEQGVDWGGVRREWFELICAALFDPGNGLFASFGESQQALVHPNSKRPAHLKLKHYEFAGRIVGKCLYESALGGSYRQLVRARFTRSFLAQIIGLRVHYKVKYFEQDDPDLYLSKVKYILENDVEEMELYFVEEEYDKDGQLLKVAELIPGGSKVRVTNDTKLRYLDALAQHRLASSIRNEVDHFLRGLNELIPDNLLGIFDENELELLLCGTGEYNVADLRTHHIANGSSPEFLRVLDWFWTAVSNFTREEMARLLQFTTGCSQLPPGGFQQLSPRFQITAAPTFANLPTAHTCFNQLCLPDYECYDHFERALLLAISEGTEGFGMI, encoded by the exons GTATCTCGACCCTCGCCAGCTGCGGTGAAGTCGACGCGCTACCCGAACTTCCGGCACAGGATGAAGAACGTTTACAACGTGCAGCACGTTTGTTGCAACAACGGCTTGTATTACGTCAATGGCTGGCGGATCATGGCTTACATAGCTATTATCAAAA GTTAATGCAAATGGACGTTATGTCTCTGGAAGATGTATATTGGGTGGAGGACACTGCGGCACAAGCCACGCTTGGCAAGGATCTACAACGATGGATTCAGGCCAGGCAGGCATTACCTACTTCGAAGAGAGATTTAGAAACTTTAAAGGCGGATCTATGGAGTGCTGTTGTAAAAAACAGTCAACATCAAGACGCTTGGACATGGG GTGGAATGTTAGTAGTATCCGTGTCAGTAGCTGGTTTAGTTACTCTGGCTGCTATGACGCAGCCTGCATTAGCACCAGAAGCTAAGCATTCTCTTTTGCAATATGTTActggaaaatatttattaccgaGCAACTGTCGTGTCCATTTTGAGTGGGAAGAGCCACAACTTGTAGGAGAAACAATGACTTTTACTGTAAAG TTCTATCAACGAAACGGTCAACCATATCCGATCTGCGACAAGGATAATCTCATTGTGGAAGTGACAGAAGGCTCGCGGAGAGTAGCTACTCTAATAGAATTAGGAGGTACCGATCCTTTAGCTGCAAATACTGCAGTAGTGAAGTTCACCGTCCGCCATGCTGGACAATACAAAATAGCTGTACTTATTGGATCATGTCACGTTCACGGCAGTccatttcttaaaaattttctgcCTG GACCTCCAGATCCAAATAAAACCGTCTTCGTACGTCAAAGTTCTACGGTCGTTTGTACAGCTGGTATTGCACATTCAATGACAATAGAACCACGAGATGAATATAATAACTTATGCATATTTGGTCCCGGCGAAAAACCCACTAAAGGGTACGATGTCAATATTATTCAG CAGATAGGTAATCATGCGGTAAAAGGATCGGTTATAGATTACTCGATTCATCTCGACTACGATTCTCCAAATCAGAGAGTTCGATTGAAAGTTAGCTTTCCAAAAGGTGGTTGTTATCATGCGACTGTTAGCCTCGCAGGATTACAATTACACAATGGAGACTTTGACATTATCGTTCTGGAAA GTTCAGTTGCAAGATTGGTTCATAGTAATGTTGCTTCTAAAGATCCAGATATATGCTACGTTGCTAAATTATTAGGTATGCAAGGTGAAAGATTCTCTAAGCCAAAAAAAGtcttttgttatatatcaCCAAAGCAATTAACGATCaaggaatatttattaaaatttattcctaAAAGACTTGTTACTTTTAGACTATGTCCTTCGACTAAG TTTCATTTTGACTGTTTGAACAATCATCACGAGGGATATCATTCGTTTTCAATAGACGACGGATGTCAACCACCCgtagaattaatttctttatatcgcGATATAATAGCCGCTACCTTTACATTGtttcttcttaaaaatatCGGTGGTAGCGAGACCTTCGCCGATaaacaagattttttttatcacgaaGTTCGAAAACATCAccagaaatattatcatgagaAACTTTCAATGAAAGTGCAACGAGACAAACTTTTAGAATCG TCGATGAAAGCTACTAAAGGATTTTCAGTGAGCGATTGGTGCAGAAACTTTGAAATAACGTTTCAAGGCGAACAAg GAGTTGACTGGGGTGGTGTACGCCGTGAATGGTTCGAATTGATCTGCGCGGCTTTATTTGATCCAGGAAATGGTTTGTTTGCATCGTTTGGTGAATCCCAACAAGCTTTGGTACATCCTAACAGCAAACGACCGGCTCATCTTAAGTTAAAGCATTACGAATTCGCTGGACGTATAGTTGGCAAATGTTTATACGAATCGGCACTCGGAGGATCGTATCGACAGTTGGTACGAGCAAGATTTACAAGATCTTTTCTTGCACAAATTATAGGTCTTAGAGTGCATTATAAGGTAAAG TATTTCGAACAAGATGATCCCGATTTATATTTgagtaaagtaaaatatattcttgaaAATGATGTGGAAGAAATGGAATTGTATTTTGTTGAAGAGGAATACGATAAGGACGGTCAATTATTAAAG GTAGCAGAATTAATTCCTGGAGGTAGTAAAGTACGCGTTACCAATGATACGAAACTTCGGTATCTAGACGCGTTAGCGCAACACAGACTCGCTAGTTCAATTCGCAACGAAGTCGATCACTTTCTACGTGGTCTCAACGAACTCATTCCAGACAACCTATTAGGCATATTCGATGAAAATGAATTAGAA TTACTGTTATGCGGAACCGGTGAATATAACGTAGCAGACCTACGGACACATCATATAGCTAATGGAAGTTCTCCAGAATTTCTACGTGTCCTTGATTGGTTTTGGACGGCAGTAAGTAATTTTACGCGAGAAGAAATGGCACGATTACTTCAGTTTACTACCGGTTGTTCTCAATTACCACCTGGCGGATTTCAACAACTAAGTCCACGCTTTCAAATAACAGCGGCTCCTACATTCGCGAATTTACCTACAGCTCATACGTG tttcaATCAACTCTGCTTACCCGATTACGAGTGCTACGATCATTTCGAACGAGCGTTGTTATTAGCGATCAGTGAAGGTACCGAAGGTTTTGGTATGATCtaa